TCGCCATCGGCGACAACCGCGTCGTGATCTGGGTGCTGCTCCCGATCGCCATCCTGGTGGCGGGTGTCGCCCCCGCCGCGATCTCCTTCGCCGCGGGGCAGGCCGCGTTCACCATCCTGCTGGTGCTGCTGTTCAACCTGATCGCGCCGTCGGGCTGGACGGTCGGCCTGATCCGCATCGAGGACATCGCGCTCGGCTGCGCCGTGAGCCTGGTCGTCGGTCTGCTGTTCTGGCCGCGGGGAGCGGCCGCGTCACTGCGGCAGGCGCTGGCTGACGCGTACCGGGAGAGCGTCCGGTACCTCGGCGCGACCGTCGCCTTCGGGCTGGCGCGCTGCGAGGCGGATGCAGCCGAACACCCCGAGCCCCGGCAGCAGGCGCTCCGGGCGGCCGCCGCCGCTCGGCGGCTGGACGACGCGTTCCGCACTTACCTCGGGGAGCGCGGCAGCAAGCAGCGTCCGCTCGCCGAGGTGTCGGCCTCGGTCGGCGGCGTCGCGGGCGTCCGGCTGGCGAGCGACGCCATCCTCGACCTCTGGCGCCGGCAGGAGGTCGCAGGCGACGAGCGCGAGGGCGCCCGCAGCTCGCTGGAGGACTCCCTCGCGCGACTCGACGGCTGGTACGAGCAGCTCGCGTCGAGCCTGGTCGCCCGCGAGCCGCTCCCCGCACCTGTGCCGTCCGACCAGCAGGACCGCCACCGGCTGGCCGACGTCGTCGCGGACGACCTCGGCGACGGCACAGGTCACATCGTCGCGCGGGCCGTCCGGATCATCTGGACGGGCGACTACCTCGACGTCGTGCGCCGCTTGGAGTCGGTGATCGTCGGACCCGTGGACGCGCTGGGCGACGACCTGGTGGCCGCGAGGCGGCGGCCCGGCTCACGGATGCGGTGACTTGGTGTGCCCGGGAGCCGACCCGCTCTTGCCCGCCGCGGGCGCAGCGGGAACGGGAGCGGGAGCCGGAGCCGGCGGCTGAACGACCGCGGCGGGCGGCGGAGCAGCCGGCGCCGGGGTGACGGCAGCCGCCGGAGGCGCCGCGACCGCGGGGGCCGGAGGGACGGTCGCCGCCCCCGTGGGCACAGCGTCCGGGGTCGGCCGTGACGACGTGCCGCTCGGCGCCGGATGTGCGCTCGGGGCGTGCCCTGCGCCCACCTGCGGCGCGCTCAGGAGGGCGAGGACGTCGAGGTGCGGCCCGGTCGCGAACAGCGTGAGCCCGAGCGCGACGCTCAGTGCGAGGGCGCCGACGACGAGCCCGCCGTTCGCCCGGGACCTCCGGCGACGCGTGCGGCGGACGGGCGGCGCGACCACCGGGTCGGCCGAATGCCGTCCCTTCGTCCCGCTCACGCCTCCACCTGCACGGTCACGCAGTTTAGACGACGACCCTAAACGGGTTCCGTGACCCCCGTGACCCGCCCGTCCACCACCGTGACCAGCTCGTCCAGCGCCGGCGAGTGGACGAGGTCGTGCGTGACCAGCAGCGTGGCGGTCCCGCGCTCGTGCGTGAGCCGCGCGATCAGGTCCATCACGGCGGCGCCGCTCTCCTGGTCGAGCGCGCTCGTCGGCTCGTCCACCAGCAGCACCTGCGGGCTGCGGACCAGCGCCCGGGCGATGGCGACCCGCTGCCGCTGGCCCCCCGAGAGCTGCGCGGGCCGTTTATCCCCGTGAGCGCCCAGCCCGACCGCGTCGAGCAGCTCGTCCACCCGCTCGCGCACCTGGGCGCGGGCGGTCCGGCGTCGCGCTCCGCCGAGCTCGCCCATCACCTGGAGCTGCTCGCGCGCGGTGAGGGAGGCCAGCAGGTTCGACTGCTGGAACACGATCCCGATCCGCTCGCGGCGCAGGCTCGTGGCCTGCTCCGCCGTCAGCGCCGCCGCGTCCTCCCCGCCGATCAGCACGCTGCCCGAGTCCGGGCGGATGAGCGTGGCGGCCAGCGCCAGGATGCTGGACTTGCCGGAGCCGGACGGCCCGGTGATCCCGGTCACCACGCCGGCACGGCCGTGCAGGGTGACGTGGTCGACCGCGGTGACGCGGGAGGCCCCGTCGGGGAAGGTGAGGGTGACGTCGTCGAGGGTGATCATCGGTTGCTCCCGAGTGCGGTGAGGGGGTCGGCGGAGGTGACGGTGCGGAGGGCGAAGGCCGCGCCCGCGAGCCCCAGCAGGGTCATCGCGACGGCGGGGACAACGGTGGTGAGCGGGGCGACGAGGAACGGGAGTGCGCCGGAGGCGAGGGCTCCCAGGCCGAGGACGACCAGCATCCCGGCGCCGATCCCGGCGACGAGCACGACGAGCGCCTGCCCGAGCGCGTCCGCCACGAGCGACCGCTGCGTGGCGCCGAGCGCCTTCAGCACGGCGATGTCGCCCGAGCGCTGCATCGTCCACACGGTGAAGAAGGCGCCGACGACGAGGGCGGAGATGCCGAACAGCATCGCGACCATGAGGCCGAGCGAGCCGATCTCGCTCTTGAACGTCTCCAGCGCGGTCAGGCTCAGGAGGGCGGGCTGGGCGGACGTGCCGGTGCGGCTCGCCACGGCGCCCCACTGCGGGCTGCCCGACACCGCCAGGACGGTCGGTTCCCCGCCGCCGCCCATCCGCTTGTCCGCGGCGGCCCAGGCGTCAGGCGTCAGTGCGATCACCGGGGTGTGGCTGTACCAGGCGTCGCCGCCGACGGTCGCGACGCGGTAGTCCGTACCGAGGATCGAGACGGTGTCGCCGACGGCCGCGTGGAGGTCCTTCGCTGCGCCGGCGGAGAGGCCGACCTCGGTGTCCGCGGTCGGAGCGAGGCGGGTGAGCGCCGTCGCGCCGGTGTCGCCCGCGTCGGCGGGGAGGCCGAAGGCCGCGACGCCCGCGGAGGCGCCGTCCTGCGTCGCACGCGACTGCGCGATGCCGACCGGCACGGCGGCCGTCACGCCGTCCGCCTTCCGCCAGGCGTCGACGGCCGACGCCGGAAGCGCCGACTCGCTGAAGCTCGCCGCGCCTCCCGCCGGCTTCTGCAGCACGAGCCGGTCGCCGGGGAGGCCGAGCACGGCGGAGACGTTCTGGGCGGCGAGGCCGCCGGTGAGGCCGGCGAGGAAGCCGACCAGCACGGTGATGAGGGCGACGACGCCGCCGATGAGGATGAACCGGCCGCGGGCGTGCCGGAGGTCGCGCCAGGCGACGAACACGAGGAGTCCTTTCTGCGGGGCGGAGCGGTTCCGCCCGTGTCCCTTTAGCCTTCGCTCTCCCGTCGAGCGCCACATCGTCGATGCGGTCGAACCTCCTCTCCGACTTTCCATTGATGCCGAACCCGGCGTGCGCTCCGTAGGCTGGGCGTGCCATGTCCCACAGCGCCCTCACCCCGGTCTTCGTCGGGCTGCGCGTCGGGCTGCACGTGCTCATCGCGGGACTGCTCGTCCTGGTGCTCGTGCGGCTGCCGGCGCTGCCGCCTCCCGCCGCCGTCGCCGGGCTCGTACTGGTGCTCGTCTTCGCCGCCGTCTACGTGTCGAGCGCGTTCGTCCGGCGGGTGCCGCTGGCGCGGCGCCGCGCGGCCGCGACCGCCTGGGTGACGGCGCTGGCGCTGATCTGGGTCGGCCTCGTGATCCTCGTGCCGGAGGCCGCGTACCTGTCGTTCCCGCTCTTCTTCCTCTTCCTCCACCTGCTGCCGCGGTGGCTCGGCCCCCTCGCGGTCGTGGTCACGACCGTCATCGCGATCCTCGCCCTCGGCCTCCACCAGGGCTTCTCGCTGGCCGCCGTGATCGGACCGCTGATCGGAGCGGGCGTCGCCATCCTGCTCGGCCTCGGCTACCGCGCGCTCGCCCAGGAGGCCGCCGAGCGGGAGGCGCTCCTCGCCGAGCTGCTCTCCACCCGCGACCGGCTGGCCGAGACCGAGCGCGAGCAGGGCGCGCTCGCCGAGCGCGCCAGGCTGGCCAGGGAGATCCACGACACCGTCGCGCAGGGCCTCTCCAGCATCCAGCTGCTCCTGCATGCGGCCGAGCGCGCCGACCCCGACCGCCCCGGCATCGAGCACGTCCGCCTGGCCCGGGAGACCGCCGCCGACAGCCTGGCCGAGACCCGCGCCTTCATCCGCGAGCTGACGCCGCCCGCGCTCGACGCCGGGCTGGGGGAGGCCCTCCGCCGGCTGGGGGAGGCGCAGTCCACGCCCGGTGGCCTCCGCGTGGAGGTCGAGACGCCGCCGTCGCTCGACCTCCCGATGGACCTGCAGACCGCCCTGCTGCGGATCGCCCAGGGCGCGATCGCGAACGTCCGTCAGCACGCCCGCGCGAGCCGTGCATCGCTGACCCTGCGGGCTGACGGCGAGGAGACCGTGCTGGTCGTCGCCGACGACGGCGTGGGCTTCGACCCGGCAGCGGTCGCGACCGGCCCGCGCGGCGCCGACTCCTTCGGCCTCCGCGCGATCGCCGAACGCGTCGCGCAGCTCGACGGAACCCTCGACGTCGACAGCGCCCCGGGACGGGGCACCCGGCTGACCGTGACCGTGCCCACGAGAGTGATGGGGGACGACGCATGATCCGCATCGTCATCGCCGACGACCACCCGGTCGTGCGCGCCGGCATCCGCGCCCTGCTGGACGCCGAGGACGACCTGGAGGTGATCCGGGAGGCCGCCACCGCCGACGACGCCGTGCTGTTCGCCGACCAGCTCGCGCCCGACCTGGTGCTCATGGACCTCCAGTTCGCCGACGGCCCGCGCGGCGCGGAGGCCACCCGCCGCATCCGCGCGCTCGACGACCCGCCGCACGTGCTGGTGCTGACCAACTACGACACCGACGCCGACATCCTCAGCGCGATCGAGGCCGGAGCGAGCGGTTACCTCCTGAAGGACGCCCCGCCGGACGAGCTGGTCGCCGCCGTGCGCGCGGCAGCGGCGGGGGAGAGCGCCCTGGCCCCGGTGATCGCCGGCCGCCTGATGGCCCGCATGCGCGCCCCGCTGACCAGCCTCTCCACGCGCGAGCTGGAGGTGCTGGAACTCGTCGCCGAAGGCGCCTCCAACACCGACATCGCCGCCCGCCTCCACATCACCGAGGCCACCGTGAAGTCGCACCTGGTGCACATCTTCACGAAGCTGGACGTGGGGTCGCGGACGGCCGCGGTGAGCGCGGCGCGGTCGCTCGGGTTGCTGCGCTGAGGCGGATATAGCCGTCACCCCGCCCCCGGCGTTACATTGTGCCCACCGTCGACCGCCCCGGTCGCGCGCGAGTGCGGAAGGTGACCGCGATGAGCACCAGGGATCGAATCCGGCCGACGTTCGGCGGCCTCAGCGCACCCGCACGGCTCACCGTCGAGGGAGCGGGGATCGTAGTCGGCGCGGTCACCTTCGTGCTCGCCGGCGTCGTCGCCCTTCTCGTGTTCTGGGGGCGCGATCTCCCGATCGCCGGCCCGAACTCGGTCGGCCAGTTCGTCGCGATCGCCGCCGGGGTGCTCGCCTTCCTCGCGTACATCGCCGGGCGGCTCTGGCGGCGCGAGGGTCTCACTCCGTTCCAGACTGGGGCAGCACCCGGCGCCCCGCCGCACCGCGCGACGGGCGTCGACATCTTCGACACCTTCGCGATCGCGCTGGCCCACGGCATCCTGGCCCTGCTCGGCTGGCTGGTGCTGGGCGCCGTGCTCGCGAACGGGTTCCAGGACGCGACCGTCTACTTCCTCTCCGCGACCGTGCTCGCGGGCGCGGCCACCGGGGTGACCGCGTACGCCGTGTTCCTCTCGGCCGCGGGGATGGACCTGATGCGGCTCTCCACCGTCCTGGCGGCGTTCGCCGTGGGCGGCATCCTGGCCTCCATGCTGAGCGCGCCAGACCCGCACTGGTGGCAGAAGCATCTCAGCGCGCTGGGGATGTCGCAGAGCGTCTCGTCGCTGACGTTCAATCTCACGCTCATCGTGACGGGCGTCATCGTGACCGCGATCGCGCGGTACGCCACGGACGCCCGTGGCATCGTCGAGCCCAAGCGGCGGTCGGCCGTGCTGCGGGTTCGCGTCGGCCTGATCCTGATCGGCGTGCTGCTGGCGTGCGTCGGCATCTTCACGCTGAACATCTCGATCCTCCTGCACAACGTGTCGGCGGTCGGGATGGTCCTCGTCTTCGCGCTCGTCGTGTTCTGGGTGCGGCCCGCGCTGCCGACCGCGCCGAGGTCGTTCTTCGTGCTCGGCTACGTGTTCTTCGCCACGATCGTGGCGGTCCTGGTGCTGTTCGTGATCGGCTACTACGTCCTCACGGCCGCGGAGCTGGTGGCGGGCGTCCTGGTCTTCAGCTGGCTCATCGTCTACCTGCGGATGACCGGCGCCGCGTCGGCGGAGGCGCGCGCTGAGCAGCAGAACGTACACGTCGTCGAGGGTTGACTCGCCTCTTCGACAGCGTGTACAGGATGAGGCGTTGCGCGCCCGCCTAGCATCCTCGTGAACCCCGATGGAGGAGTGATAGCCATGAACAGCATCGAACGTGACGTGGTCATCGTCGGCGCTGGAGCCTCCGGCCTCACGGCCGCGACCGAACTGACGAAGGCCGGCCTGAGCGTCGCCGTGCTGGAGGCCCGCGACCGCGTGGGCGGCCGGCTCTGGACGAACGACATCGACGGCGCCACCCTGGAGATCGGCGGCCAGTGGGTCTCGCCCGACCAGGACGCCCTGATCGGCACCCTGGAGGAGCTCGGCCTCGAGACTTACTCCCGCTACCGCGAAGGCATCAACATCTACCTCGGCGAGGGCGGCGCCCGCCGCACCTTCGAGGGCGAGATCTTCCCCGTCGCCCCGGCGACCGAGCAGGAGATCGTCGGCCTGATCGAGCGGCTCGACGCCCTCGTCGCCGAGATCGACCCGGACCGCCCGTGGGAGCACCCGCAGGCGAAGGAGCTGGACGAGATCTC
This genomic stretch from Leifsonia sp. EB41 harbors:
- a CDS encoding ABC transporter permease, giving the protein MFVAWRDLRHARGRFILIGGVVALITVLVGFLAGLTGGLAAQNVSAVLGLPGDRLVLQKPAGGAASFSESALPASAVDAWRKADGVTAAVPVGIAQSRATQDGASAGVAAFGLPADAGDTGATALTRLAPTADTEVGLSAGAAKDLHAAVGDTVSILGTDYRVATVGGDAWYSHTPVIALTPDAWAAADKRMGGGGEPTVLAVSGSPQWGAVASRTGTSAQPALLSLTALETFKSEIGSLGLMVAMLFGISALVVGAFFTVWTMQRSGDIAVLKALGATQRSLVADALGQALVVLVAGIGAGMLVVLGLGALASGALPFLVAPLTTVVPAVAMTLLGLAGAAFALRTVTSADPLTALGSNR
- a CDS encoding ABC transporter ATP-binding protein: MITLDDVTLTFPDGASRVTAVDHVTLHGRAGVVTGITGPSGSGKSSILALAATLIRPDSGSVLIGGEDAAALTAEQATSLRRERIGIVFQQSNLLASLTAREQLQVMGELGGARRRTARAQVRERVDELLDAVGLGAHGDKRPAQLSGGQRQRVAIARALVRSPQVLLVDEPTSALDQESGAAVMDLIARLTHERGTATLLVTHDLVHSPALDELVTVVDGRVTGVTEPV
- a CDS encoding response regulator, encoding MIRIVIADDHPVVRAGIRALLDAEDDLEVIREAATADDAVLFADQLAPDLVLMDLQFADGPRGAEATRRIRALDDPPHVLVLTNYDTDADILSAIEAGASGYLLKDAPPDELVAAVRAAAAGESALAPVIAGRLMARMRAPLTSLSTRELEVLELVAEGASNTDIAARLHITEATVKSHLVHIFTKLDVGSRTAAVSAARSLGLLR
- a CDS encoding sensor histidine kinase; this encodes MSHSALTPVFVGLRVGLHVLIAGLLVLVLVRLPALPPPAAVAGLVLVLVFAAVYVSSAFVRRVPLARRRAAATAWVTALALIWVGLVILVPEAAYLSFPLFFLFLHLLPRWLGPLAVVVTTVIAILALGLHQGFSLAAVIGPLIGAGVAILLGLGYRALAQEAAEREALLAELLSTRDRLAETEREQGALAERARLAREIHDTVAQGLSSIQLLLHAAERADPDRPGIEHVRLARETAADSLAETRAFIRELTPPALDAGLGEALRRLGEAQSTPGGLRVEVETPPSLDLPMDLQTALLRIAQGAIANVRQHARASRASLTLRADGEETVLVVADDGVGFDPAAVATGPRGADSFGLRAIAERVAQLDGTLDVDSAPGRGTRLTVTVPTRVMGDDA